In one Corallococcus sp. EGB genomic region, the following are encoded:
- a CDS encoding alpha/beta fold hydrolase: MNPFVMQYRKLKCQLKYLASYVDLDPRGNQIVRRTNFRDCQKPVLLLHGFFSTRRVLEVLEHRLRREGYCVWSIHLGGTMDRFNTHRIDELARKVQGKVDRLYERHPGMGPLTIIGHSKGGLIGTYYVKRLGGDTRVKSLITLGTPHRGTRMAYLGCATLGWFSRSMWQLTPVSPFIKQLGVGAFPRHVRLVSIYSRDDVIARFPSSVLDVDGQPNVFNVELSGVPHGELLTRRCVWEVIRRELALSYADAPARASVAELKPPPLPVAALPAAASP; encoded by the coding sequence ATGAATCCGTTCGTGATGCAGTACCGGAAGCTGAAGTGCCAGCTGAAGTACCTGGCCAGCTACGTGGACCTGGATCCGCGCGGCAACCAGATCGTGCGCCGCACGAACTTCCGGGACTGCCAGAAGCCGGTGCTCCTCTTGCACGGCTTCTTCAGCACGCGCCGCGTCCTGGAGGTGCTGGAGCACCGCCTGCGCCGCGAGGGCTACTGCGTCTGGTCCATCCACCTGGGCGGCACCATGGACCGCTTCAACACGCACCGCATCGACGAGCTGGCGCGCAAGGTCCAGGGCAAGGTGGACCGGCTCTACGAGCGCCACCCGGGCATGGGGCCGCTCACCATCATCGGCCACTCGAAGGGCGGCCTCATCGGCACGTACTACGTGAAGCGGCTGGGCGGGGACACGCGCGTGAAGAGCCTCATCACCCTGGGCACGCCGCACCGGGGCACGCGCATGGCCTACCTGGGCTGCGCGACACTGGGCTGGTTCAGCCGCAGCATGTGGCAGCTCACGCCGGTGTCGCCGTTCATCAAGCAGCTGGGCGTGGGCGCCTTCCCGCGCCACGTGCGGCTCGTGTCCATCTACTCGCGCGACGACGTCATCGCGCGCTTCCCCTCCTCCGTGCTGGACGTGGACGGACAGCCGAACGTCTTCAACGTGGAGCTGTCCGGCGTGCCCCACGGCGAGCTGCTCACCCGCCGCTGCGTGTGGGAGGTCATCCGGCGCGAGCTGGCCTTGAGCTATGCTGACGCCCCGGCTCGCGCGTCCGTCGCGGAGCTCAAGCCCCCTCCCCTTCCGGTGGCCGCCCTGCCCGCAGCCGCCAGCCCCTGA
- a CDS encoding AI-2E family transporter → MSQPVDATAPDERRKRLLLLAGLWVAIAVTLFALRSVVMPFAGAALIAYLVQPLVARITRLRVAGRGVPRWVAILLIYAGFFLGAYLFFVALVPQLYREVARISREMAGFASALTPEHVQSLAQRAEAWLNTYGIPVALSDRTMEGGAGASGGFSLALDLEQMLTDTVARVTLLVRENLADIVNVSRRIVTEVLAGVFMLFFILMVAAFFSIDAQAIRRYFGTLVPVELLPDAKTLVARIDKSLSGVVRGQVTICLVNGGLTLVGLLLFGVKFAFLLATIATLFSLIPIFGTIISSVPIVLIALADGFQKGLALLLWIIGIHALEAYFLNPKIMGEAARIHPVVVAFSLIAGEKLFGLWGALFAVPVASIVVACFDYARLKAQPPPLVASTAQQTVASTDAAPAA, encoded by the coding sequence ATGTCGCAGCCCGTGGATGCCACCGCCCCCGACGAACGCCGCAAGCGCCTGCTCCTCCTCGCGGGGTTGTGGGTGGCCATCGCGGTGACGCTCTTCGCCCTGCGCTCGGTGGTGATGCCCTTCGCGGGCGCGGCGCTCATCGCGTACCTGGTGCAGCCGCTGGTGGCGCGCATCACCCGCCTGCGCGTGGCCGGCCGCGGCGTACCGCGCTGGGTGGCCATCCTGCTCATCTACGCGGGGTTCTTCCTCGGCGCATACCTCTTCTTCGTCGCGCTGGTGCCGCAGCTCTACCGCGAGGTGGCGCGCATCAGCCGCGAGATGGCCGGCTTCGCCAGCGCGCTCACGCCGGAGCACGTGCAGTCGCTCGCGCAGCGCGCGGAAGCGTGGCTCAACACGTACGGCATCCCCGTGGCCCTGTCGGACCGGACCATGGAGGGCGGGGCGGGTGCTTCCGGCGGCTTCAGCCTGGCGCTGGACCTGGAGCAGATGCTCACGGACACGGTGGCGCGCGTGACGCTGCTCGTGAGGGAGAACCTGGCGGACATCGTCAACGTGTCGCGCCGCATCGTCACGGAGGTGCTGGCCGGCGTCTTCATGCTGTTCTTCATCCTGATGGTCGCCGCGTTCTTCTCCATCGACGCGCAGGCCATCCGCCGCTACTTCGGCACGCTCGTCCCCGTGGAGCTGCTGCCGGACGCGAAGACGCTGGTGGCGCGCATCGACAAGTCCCTGTCCGGCGTGGTGCGCGGCCAGGTGACCATCTGCCTGGTGAACGGCGGCCTCACGCTGGTGGGCCTCCTGCTGTTCGGCGTGAAGTTCGCCTTCCTGCTGGCCACCATCGCCACGCTCTTCAGCCTCATCCCCATCTTCGGCACCATCATCAGCTCGGTGCCCATCGTGCTCATCGCGCTGGCGGACGGCTTCCAGAAGGGCCTGGCGCTGCTGTTGTGGATCATCGGCATCCACGCGCTGGAGGCGTACTTCCTCAACCCGAAGATCATGGGCGAGGCCGCGCGCATCCACCCCGTGGTGGTGGCCTTCTCCCTCATCGCGGGCGAGAAGCTCTTCGGGCTCTGGGGCGCGCTGTTCGCGGTGCCGGTGGCCTCCATCGTGGTGGCCTGCTTCGACTACGCGCGCCTCAAGGCACAGCCGCCCCCGCTGGTGGCCTCGACGGCCCAGCAGACAGTCGCCTCCACGGACGCCGCCCCCGCCGCCTGA
- a CDS encoding ATP-binding protein translates to MPPNPSPTTPDYRSLFEAAPNPYLVLTPEFVIVAVTDSYLRVTRTQREDLLGRNIFDVFPDNPQDPRANGVANLRASLERAVRTRTPDAMAVQKYDIPRPEAAGGGFELRYWSPLNTPVFGEDGEVRHVIHRVEDVTDFIRLKHLDEEQNRQHAELRARADEMEGEIFRRAQQIQETNQQLRVANEQLGELDRLKSEFFANVSHEFRTPLTLMLGPTEDLLAGRAGPLSDEVRKEMERVHRNAGRLLKLVNALLDLSRLEAGPKEERFVPADLSALTKDAASSFRSAMERAGLKLTVDCPPLSQPVYVAPDLWEQIVLNLVSNAFKFTLQGGITLRLREHGQRVALDVEDTGSGIPAHELPRLFERFHRVPGSPSRTMEGSGIGLALVQEFAKLHGGTVSARSQEGAGSVFTVELPLGHAHLPPERIRTTARPRSAAREATSAYVEEALLWSTAKPKDRTQSSHQPHPAAADGHAVAPAPRARILLVDDNRDMRDYIQRVLSTEYDVEVATDGQKGLEAALARPPDLVLSDVMMPKLDGMGLLRALRASPSTRELPILLLSAKAGEEATVEGLASGADDYLVKPFSAGELLARIASNLKLARMRGEMADERARAEGLAEALRARDDFLSVAAHELRTPLAAFQLHLELVERGLGRDAPPRAVERLKQARSFIRRLALLVDVLMDVSQITSGRLKLTRTDVDLGDLLVEVTRFAEEEARRDGTPLTVDVKGPVMGTFDPSRISQVVHNLVANALKFGRGRPVDVTLQPDGEVVRLSVVDHGIGIKPEDRERIFERFERAVSTHHYGGLGLGLWVSRQVVEAHQGRIDVEDTPGGGTTFRVTLPLRESPVDMAGGLAS, encoded by the coding sequence ATGCCCCCCAACCCCTCACCGACGACCCCGGACTACCGGAGCCTGTTCGAAGCCGCGCCCAATCCGTACCTCGTGCTGACGCCGGAGTTCGTCATCGTCGCGGTGACGGACTCGTACCTGCGCGTCACGCGGACGCAGCGTGAGGACCTCCTGGGCCGGAACATCTTCGACGTCTTCCCGGACAACCCGCAGGATCCGCGAGCCAACGGGGTGGCCAACCTGCGCGCGTCTCTGGAGCGCGCGGTGCGCACGCGCACCCCGGACGCGATGGCCGTCCAGAAGTACGACATCCCCCGCCCCGAGGCGGCTGGCGGCGGGTTCGAGCTGCGCTACTGGAGCCCGCTGAACACCCCCGTCTTCGGCGAGGACGGAGAGGTGCGCCACGTCATCCACCGCGTCGAGGACGTCACCGACTTCATCCGCCTGAAGCACCTGGACGAGGAGCAGAACCGCCAGCACGCCGAGCTCCGCGCCCGCGCGGACGAGATGGAGGGCGAGATCTTCCGGCGCGCCCAGCAGATCCAGGAGACGAACCAGCAGCTGCGCGTCGCGAACGAACAACTGGGAGAGCTGGATCGGCTCAAGTCGGAGTTCTTCGCCAACGTCAGCCACGAGTTCCGCACGCCGCTGACGCTGATGCTGGGCCCCACGGAGGACCTGCTCGCCGGGCGCGCGGGCCCCCTGTCGGACGAGGTCCGCAAGGAGATGGAGCGGGTGCACCGCAACGCCGGGCGCCTGCTCAAGCTGGTGAACGCGCTGCTGGACCTGTCCCGGCTGGAGGCCGGCCCGAAGGAGGAGCGCTTCGTGCCGGCGGACCTGTCCGCGCTGACGAAGGACGCCGCGTCCAGCTTCCGCTCCGCCATGGAGCGCGCGGGCCTCAAGCTCACGGTGGACTGTCCGCCCCTCTCCCAGCCCGTCTACGTGGCGCCGGACCTGTGGGAGCAGATCGTCCTCAACCTGGTCTCCAACGCGTTCAAGTTCACGCTCCAGGGCGGCATCACGCTGCGCCTGCGCGAGCACGGGCAGCGCGTGGCGCTGGACGTGGAGGACACCGGCTCGGGCATCCCCGCGCACGAGCTGCCCCGCCTCTTCGAGCGCTTCCACCGCGTGCCGGGCTCACCGTCGCGCACGATGGAGGGCAGCGGCATCGGGCTCGCGCTGGTGCAGGAGTTCGCGAAGCTGCACGGCGGCACGGTGTCCGCGCGCAGCCAGGAGGGCGCGGGCAGCGTCTTCACCGTGGAGCTGCCGCTGGGCCACGCGCACCTGCCGCCCGAGCGCATCCGCACCACCGCCCGGCCGCGCTCCGCGGCGCGCGAGGCCACGTCCGCCTACGTCGAGGAAGCGCTGCTGTGGAGCACCGCGAAGCCCAAGGACCGCACCCAGTCCTCGCACCAGCCGCACCCGGCCGCCGCGGACGGCCACGCGGTGGCCCCGGCGCCCCGCGCGCGCATCCTGCTGGTGGACGACAACCGGGACATGCGCGACTACATCCAGCGCGTGCTGTCCACGGAGTACGACGTGGAGGTGGCGACGGACGGCCAGAAGGGCCTGGAGGCCGCGCTGGCCCGGCCGCCGGACCTGGTGCTGTCGGACGTGATGATGCCGAAGCTGGACGGCATGGGCCTCCTGCGGGCCCTGCGCGCCTCGCCCAGCACGCGCGAGCTGCCCATCCTGCTGTTGTCCGCGAAGGCCGGCGAGGAGGCCACGGTGGAGGGCCTGGCGTCCGGCGCGGATGACTACCTGGTGAAGCCCTTCTCCGCGGGCGAGCTGCTCGCGCGCATCGCGTCCAACCTGAAGCTCGCGCGGATGCGCGGGGAGATGGCAGACGAGCGCGCCCGCGCGGAGGGCCTGGCCGAGGCGCTGCGCGCCCGCGACGACTTCCTCTCCGTGGCGGCGCACGAGCTGCGCACGCCGCTGGCGGCCTTCCAGCTGCACCTGGAGCTGGTGGAGCGCGGCCTGGGCCGGGACGCGCCGCCCAGGGCGGTGGAGCGCCTGAAGCAGGCGCGGTCGTTCATCCGCCGGCTGGCTCTGCTCGTGGACGTGCTGATGGACGTGTCGCAGATCACCAGCGGCCGGCTGAAGCTCACCCGCACGGACGTGGACCTGGGCGACCTGCTGGTGGAGGTGACGCGCTTCGCGGAGGAGGAGGCGCGCCGAGACGGCACGCCGCTCACCGTGGACGTGAAGGGCCCGGTGATGGGCACCTTCGACCCGTCGCGCATCTCGCAGGTGGTGCACAACCTGGTCGCCAACGCGCTGAAGTTCGGCCGGGGCCGGCCGGTGGACGTGACGCTGCAGCCGGACGGTGAAGTCGTCCGCCTGTCCGTGGTGGACCACGGCATCGGCATCAAGCCGGAGGACCGCGAGCGCATCTTCGAGCGCTTCGAGCGCGCCGTGTCCACGCACCACTACGGCGGCCTGGGCCTGGGGCTCTGGGTGTCGCGTCAGGTGGTGGAGGCGCACCAGGGCCGCATCGACGTGGAGGACACGCCGGGCGGCGGCACCACCTTCCGCGTGACGCTGCCCTTGAGGGAGTCGCCGGTGGACATGGCCGGCGGGCTCGCCAGCTGA
- the rho gene encoding transcription termination factor Rho, which yields MAKARSPREKVVEPEFTEEKPRRKRAAAKEAEKPAPRSRRAPARREEAPAEEAEAPEVAAEAPRPVLTPISRPVRDDELQEMGRAEEETPAEEAAPAAPQESAEGPAITEVQRDGTPMQVIKLNDLKRMKITDLAKMAHDTGIEGYQGLKKQDLIFALLGGIADKRFEVHAEGVLELLSDGFGFLRSADSDYQPSPDDIYVSPSQVRRFNLRPGDTVTGPIRQPREGERFFALQKVDKVNFADPMSDAARERILFDNLTPLYPTRKLKLEHESSEMTTRIIDMFCPIGLGQRCLIVAPPKAGKTVLLQNIAHAISRNHPDVYLIVLLVDERPEEVTDMERSVRGEVVSSTFDEPATRHVQVAEMVIDKAKRLVEQKYDVCILLDSITRLARAYNTVVPASGKILSGGVDANALHKPKRFFGAARNIEEGGSLTIIGTALIDTGSRMDEVIFEEFKGTGNSEIVLDRKLMEKRIFPTLDINKSGTRKEELLLSPADLVRITALRQVLHPFTPIDAMEFVLKHMRPTAANAEFLGSMNR from the coding sequence ATGGCCAAAGCCCGTTCCCCCCGAGAGAAGGTAGTCGAGCCCGAGTTCACCGAGGAGAAGCCCCGGCGCAAGCGCGCGGCGGCGAAGGAGGCGGAGAAGCCCGCGCCCCGGTCGCGCCGCGCTCCCGCCCGCCGGGAAGAGGCTCCCGCCGAGGAGGCCGAGGCCCCCGAGGTCGCCGCGGAGGCGCCCCGTCCGGTGCTCACGCCCATCTCCCGTCCCGTGCGCGACGACGAGCTCCAGGAGATGGGCCGCGCGGAGGAGGAGACGCCCGCCGAGGAGGCCGCTCCGGCCGCCCCGCAGGAGTCCGCGGAAGGTCCCGCCATCACGGAGGTGCAGCGCGACGGCACCCCGATGCAGGTCATCAAGCTCAATGACCTGAAGCGGATGAAGATCACGGACCTGGCGAAGATGGCCCACGACACGGGCATCGAGGGCTACCAGGGCCTGAAGAAGCAGGACCTCATCTTCGCGCTCCTGGGCGGCATCGCCGACAAGCGCTTCGAGGTCCACGCGGAAGGCGTGCTGGAGCTGCTCAGCGACGGCTTCGGCTTCCTGCGCAGCGCGGACAGCGACTACCAGCCGTCCCCGGACGACATCTACGTGTCGCCGTCGCAGGTGCGCCGCTTCAACCTGCGGCCCGGCGATACGGTGACGGGCCCCATCCGCCAGCCCCGCGAGGGCGAGCGCTTCTTCGCGCTGCAGAAGGTGGACAAGGTCAACTTCGCGGACCCCATGTCGGACGCGGCGCGAGAGCGCATCCTGTTCGACAACCTCACGCCGCTCTATCCGACGCGCAAGCTCAAGCTGGAGCACGAGTCGTCGGAGATGACCACGCGCATCATCGACATGTTCTGCCCCATCGGCCTGGGCCAGCGCTGCCTCATCGTGGCGCCGCCGAAGGCCGGCAAGACGGTGCTGCTGCAGAACATCGCGCACGCCATCAGCCGCAACCACCCGGACGTCTACCTCATCGTGCTGCTCGTGGACGAGCGCCCGGAGGAGGTGACGGACATGGAGCGCAGCGTGCGCGGCGAGGTGGTGTCCTCCACCTTCGACGAGCCCGCCACGCGCCACGTGCAGGTGGCGGAGATGGTCATCGACAAGGCCAAGCGCCTGGTCGAGCAGAAGTACGACGTCTGCATCCTGCTGGACTCCATCACCCGTCTGGCGCGCGCCTACAACACGGTGGTGCCGGCGTCCGGAAAGATCCTCTCCGGCGGCGTGGACGCCAACGCGCTCCACAAGCCCAAGCGCTTCTTCGGCGCGGCCCGCAACATCGAAGAGGGCGGCAGCCTCACCATCATCGGTACGGCGCTCATCGACACCGGCAGCCGCATGGACGAAGTGATTTTCGAGGAGTTCAAGGGCACGGGTAACTCCGAAATCGTCCTGGACCGGAAGTTGATGGAGAAGCGCATCTTCCCAACGCTCGACATCAACAAATCCGGCACCCGCAAGGAGGAGCTCCTCTTGTCTCCGGCGGACCTGGTGCGCATTACGGCGTTGCGCCAGGTGCTCCACCCGTTCACCCCCATCGACGCGATGGAGTTCGTGCTCAAGCACATGCGTCCGACGGCGGCGAACGCGGAGTTCCTGGGCTCGATGAACCGGTAG